A region from the Mya arenaria isolate MELC-2E11 chromosome 2, ASM2691426v1 genome encodes:
- the LOC128225228 gene encoding complement C1q tumor necrosis factor-related protein 3-like, which produces MLLHISLFIVLCSGLTLGLNDADILKRFEEIERREAEASIQYKNIEHSLLGRLKGQTVEMDGLRATVAQQEARIAELEASLNGQQQGKAGGNVAASDHDKKETEEIKKGDAGISGRSASGKVRRLLPETPVAFSAFKQADQNNINKNEFITFEKVNVNEGNGYHSTHGLFTAPVSGTYFFSVTLLHPNQPQPTHVDIVHNGNVVARLHCEHTTWEQSTQSFLLNVNAGEDVFVRNIDLDNETFKGSLTSSFSGFLLWEF; this is translated from the exons ATGCTGTTACATATTTCTCTATTTATTGTGTTATGCAGCGGCCTAACGCTAGGATTGAATGACGCAGATATTCTAAAAAGGTTTGAAGAAATTGAACGACGTGAGGCTGAGGCTTCGATACAGTACAAAAATATTG AGCATTCATTGCTCGGGCGACTTAAGGGTCAGACTGTTGAGATGGACGGACTGCGGGCCACAGTTGCTCAGCAGGAGGCGAGGATTGCGGAGCTCGAGGCTTCTCTTAATGGGCAACAACAGGGAAAAGCGGGCGGAAACGTTGCCGCCTCCGACCACGACAAAAAGGAAACGGAGGAAATAAAGAAGGGGGACGCCGGCATTTCCGGCCGTTCTGCGTCGGGGAAAG TTCGAAGATTGCTTCCGGAGACACCAGTTGCTTTCTCTGCATTCAAACAAGCtgatcaaaacaatattaataaaaatgagttCATCACATTTGAGAAGGTCAACGTTAACGAGGGAAATGGTTACCATTCAACACACGGGTTATTTACTGCACCCGTAAGCGGCACGTATTTTTTCTCTGTCACTTTGCTCCATCCTAACCAGCCCCAACCGACGCACGTAGATATCGTGCACAACGGGAACGTGGTCGCGAGACTTCACTGTGAGCATACGACATGGGAACAATCTACTCAGTCATTCTTGTTGAATGTCAATGCTGGCGAGGATGTGTTTGTTAGAAACATAGACTTGGACAACGAGACATTTAAGGGCTCATTAACGAGTTCATTCTCCGGATTTCTGCTCTGGGAGTTTTAA